DNA sequence from the Salvia splendens isolate huo1 chromosome 19, SspV2, whole genome shotgun sequence genome:
CATCATTTTTCAGAAGTGTTGTCAAAGGCTGGGCGATCTTCGCAAAATCCCTTACGAACCTTCTATAAAAACCAACATGCCCAAGAAATCCTCTAATCTCCTTCTGGTTGGTAGGGTATGTCATTTTGGAGATTACTTCCACCTTGGCTTTATCAACTTGTATTCCTCTTTCAGATACCACATGTCTCAGCACAAAGCCTTCGGGCACCATAAAATGCCATATCTCAAAATTGAGAACCAAATTCTTCCACTGACATCTTCTCAAAACAATATCCAGATGATGCAGGAAACACTCAAATGAATACTCGTAGAttgtaaagtcatccatgaatatctctatgtaCTCTTCCAGCAAATCTGAAAATATACTCACCATGCACCTCTGAAAAGTGCCCGGGGCATTCCACAATCGAAATTGCATTCTTCTGTAAGTATACGTGCCAAAATGACATGTAAAGGTAGTCTTATCCTGGTCCTTTGGATCTACATAAATATGGAAGTATCCGTTGTACCCATCTAAGAAGCAAAAATATTGTTTCCCTGCCAGCCGCTCAAGTATCCGTGATcaatgaaaggcaaaggaaatGATCTTTTTTGGTTGCAGTATTCAGCTTcctatagtcaatgcacatcctccacccagtggcCAGTCGGGtaggcaccaattcattcttctcattcttgattacttgaattCCTGACATTTTCGGCACCTTGTGCACCGAGCTAACCCATTCGCTGTCCGGGATGGAGTAGATGATTCCCAAGGCTAACGGCTTCAATATTTCCTTCAACAATCTTCTCTCATATTCGGGTTTAGcttgcgttgagggtctctaTGTGCCTTAGCGCCCTCTTCTAACCGTATGTGGTGCATGCACTAATCCGGGATAATCCCCACCAGATCCGATAACGTCCACCCTATGGCTTTTTTGTTTCTTCCCAACACTTCCAGTAACTTTTCTTCCTGCTCCTTAGTTAACTCACTGTTGATTATTACAAGCAATGTTTCTTCTTCTCCCAAGTACTTCAACCCGGTAGGCAATGTCTTTAGTTCTTTCTTGGGTGGACTTACTTCTAGGGGTAATGGTCTTTCGCAGCCAAGTCTCCTTGTTCCGGCAACTTTTCTAAACTAGCCAGTTAGACAAAGCCACTTGATCCAGTGGACCTCAGCTTCTAGCTGAACTCCATCATTGCTTCGCTGATCTCTTGATCAGTTAGGCCTTGCTTCAGCACGACTTCACATCATCCGGAAACTTCCTTCTCAATTGAGTTGCTCAACTCTGATCCTGCAAtaactctgtctcaagatattccaggaccaaagggttaataacatctacaGAATGCAAGTTTTCAACATCCTAGGATTTTTTCATAGCTTCATCAATGTTTAAGGTGAACTTCTCCCCATGGTAATCCAAGCAGATGGTGTCATCACACACATCAATGATGGTTTTGGCCATCCTCAGGAATGGCCTTCCCAGTAACACACCACTGGCCTCCGCGGATTCAGACTCAGTCATTTGAATAACATGAAAATCAGCAGGGTAGAGAAACTCATGCACCTTCACAATAACATTTTCAAGAACTCCTTCTGGCCTGATGCAGTATCTATATGCTAATTGAATTACCACATTTGTCTCCACTTACCTGGCTCCACTCAACCTCTTGTATACTGAGAATGGTAGCACATTAATCGAAGCCCCCTGGTCACACATCACATGCTTAATTCTCATGTCTCCAATTACAGTAGGCAGTGTGAACATCCCCAGATCAGTCTTTTTAGAAGCTTTCTTTTCTATATAATGGCAGAGACATTCTCGTCAATCACTATCTTCCCATCAGCCTTAGCCTTCCTTGCTATAAAGTCTTTTATAAACCGACTGAACGGGGGAAGCTTTAGTGCTTGCAAGAAAGGCAAATTGATCTCTAGTTTTTCAAAGATTTCCATGAAGTCTACTGGgtcctccctcttcttctttGCTTCCACTCGGTAAGGGAATGGCTTTGCCAGTTTGATTGGATCAATTGGAACCTCCTTGGTGGCTTCCTTCATTTCTTCACTCTTCTCCACAACTATCTCCTCATCCTCTGACTCGA
Encoded proteins:
- the LOC121779111 gene encoding uncharacterized protein LOC121779111, whose translation is MPDKENISLITLRSGKEYSGPSQKAIKDRYRLNQANSGSIGRDEIFMEDLRRPLPQMAEPLFLESEDEEIVVEKSEEMKEATKEVPIDPIKLAKPFPYRVEAKKKREDPVDFMEIFEKLEINLPFLQALKLPPFSRFIKDFIARKAKADGKIVIDENGASINVLPFSVYKRLSGARPEGVLENVIVKVHEFLYPADFHVIQMTESESAEASGVLLGRPFLRMAKTIIDVCDDTICLDYHGEKFTLNIDEAMKKS